Below is a window of Gossypium hirsutum isolate 1008001.06 chromosome A12, Gossypium_hirsutum_v2.1, whole genome shotgun sequence DNA.
GCTTTCTTCGTGCTCTACAAGCAAGtttgagaaattttattttttagcaaTCAACGGTGATGGCTTCATCTCTAGCTCTCAAGAGGCTCCTCTCATGCAACATCCTCCCTAGCTCCTTGCGGGTGGTCCGCCCAATGGCCATTGCTCCATCCTCCTCCAGGCTCTTTAACACCAATGCCATGCGTGAGTTCGACGACGATGGTGACGAGCGTGACCTCAGTGATGAACGCCAGCGTTCACTTTCTCGCCGCGGTGACGGTTTTTTCACAGGTAGTTGCTTATCGTTCCGTTGTCCATTTTGagttctttcttcttctcctttttttcccTTCTGGGTATCAAAAATTGATGCTGATTTCGGCCTTTTTTCATGTGCAGATGTGCTCGATCCTTTTGCTCCAACAAGGAGCCTGAGCCAAGTCCTGAACATGATGGATCAGTTCATGGAGAGCCCATTTCTCTCCGCTTCCCGTGGCATGGGAGGTGGTCTCCGCCGAAGCTGGGACGCTAAGGAAACGGATGACTCCATGAACCTTAGGATTGATATGCCAGGGCTTGGAAAAGAGGAAGTCAAAGTGTCTGTGGAACAGAACACTCTGGTGATCAAAGGCGAGGCCAAAGAATCCAAAGAGGAGGAAAATGGCGGGAGGTACACCAGCAGGATCCATTTGCCTGAAAAAGTTTACAAGACTGACCAGATTAAGGCTGAGATGAAAAACGGTGTGCTCAAAGTGGTTGTTCCAAAGATGAAGGAGGAGGAGAGGAATGATGTGATTCAGGTTCAAATTGACTGAGTTAACTGGTTGCGTCCGGATGAGGCTAAGTGGGTTTTCGTTGGTTTGGGGCTGTGGGTCTTGTACGTATTTAGTTTTGATAATAAGGGCTTGGAATATAATACGAGTAATGTTAATGTAGAACTTTCATTTTGTGTTAACAGAAAACCTTGTTAATTTTGGATCTAGATTTTTGCTCTGCTTGCACATTGAAAAGGACTTGAAATTAGTGACCAGATGATGAACAAGTTCTAATTTGTTTAATGCTCGTCAACCATTGAACTTTCTCCCTGTATGACACTTTCATTCGAACTTGCGGAGGTGCAATGCTTTTCCCCAATTCGCTTTTTTATCCGTCTTCTGCGACGGTACCCTTTAAGCTTTGAACGTGTGAAAGTGACTGTGAGCTGTACCGATTCCAATGTTATAGCAGGCGTCCTCAAATTGTTTAACAACGTTAAAACGATACATTTAAGTGCCTGAACTTTGACGGAGAAATTTGTCACATGACGGGAGcgtcaaaaaaatagaaaagataaaATTAGAATTATGAAGAAGCTGAAACTTTTATTGATAAAATCTACAACCAGTACAAGCAAATGTAGACATTGCATTGCTACCTGTCATTACAAAGTGAGCTAGAATGTATGAACAGAAAGTTGAACACCTAGCTAATTCACAATTTCAGCTGTTTCTCCTTGATTGTGGCTCACCATCGCAGCTTGTTCATCTGCCGACTTCCTTCTTCTATAGTTTCAGCTTCCAGCTTTGCCTCGTTTTCGTGTCTAGTTCTAGATTCATCACAGAACATTACGAAAATGGCCATGCCACTGTAATTCTTTAGCATATCTAGTTTTTCTCTCAAGAGGGAAAAGAAATCGAGGAAAAAACAAACGAAAATGCAAAAGAGGAAAAACTGGGTTTCATGATTTTTGGGATTGCTTCTCCTTTCTGTTCCATCGGATTAGGGTGGGATCAAGAGCAGGTATTTGGATTCAATTCGAGTCGACCACCCATAAATCTGGGGCGGAATTTTCCCACATCAGATTTGAATACTACTCACCAATCACCATATAATTTTATGATACGTCCCTAATTCATTCATTCTTAAGCCAGCTCAGACCTCTGAGCCTCTGATGGCAGAGCTAACATGAGTAAgattctattattaaaaaaaaaaaaagcaagtgTTTGCTACACTATATAAAACTAAACTAGTCATTGGTGGTTGCCGACATCCCAATTCCCATGCATCGCAAATACATCTGATTCTCATAATTGATACAATAGTAATCTTCTCTTTTACATTATCTGCCAATGTCAAAAAGTGTCACATATTGTATTTGCAATCATAGTAAAGAAATCATCAATCCGCCTTGATGAATGTTCATATCGCCTCTTATTTTTTTTCCTGCCATAAAGTGTAAATACTAAATCCTTGCATTCCAGGCTAATCTTTGCAGTCCTTTTTCTCAAGCAGTTGTATTGGATTGAAGAAGCTTCACCAGGACCTTTCTTCCTTCGTGGCCGCTTTTCCAAGTCTGACTGAACCCGATTTCAGGTTCCTAGGTATGGAAGTCTCCGATGAGGAATTAAAGAGGGAAATTTTTTATATGGGCCCACTCAAGGCACTGGGTTGCGATGACTTGCATTTTCTGTTCCTCCAAAAGCAATGGCACACGGCTGATCCTTCAATCTGTGAAGCTCGAGTTTAACTTTGTGATCAATAAAGAATCTCTTTGGTGGCGGGCTATGAGATAAaagtataactttttttttatgaatgtcATATTAATTTAGAGAGATCTCAGTGCATTCGAGATAGTATTGGATGGGCTATTGGGGACGCTAAAAGTGTGAAATCTTGGAAAGATGTATGGGTTACTGCCTTACTGGGGCTATTGGAACAGCATTGTGTTGATCCTGCGAGTATAGATGTTAACGTTCGCATATCCTCCATGGTGGATGATGAGGGAGAATGGCAGTGTCCCGATTTAAATCGGCTCAATGATACCGAAGTTAGCAAGTATTCCTCCACCCTCTGTACAAGCTGGTCTGGGTAATATTGTTTGGCGCTGGTCTGATGATGGAGTCTTCACGGTAAAGGGAGCCTACTCTTTGCTCATGATTCATGAAGTATAGATAGGATGAAAGAGAAGCTATTTGGCGGGTGGCTTGGAATTATAAAAGTCCATGGAGAATACGACATTTTTATGGCTTATTCTGAAAGGACAATTGTTGACAAATAGCGAGAGATGTAGGCATGGGTTGACCGT
It encodes the following:
- the LOC107933459 gene encoding 23.6 kDa heat shock protein, mitochondrial isoform X1 encodes the protein MASSLALKRLLSCNILPSSLRVVRPMAIAPSSSRLFNTNAMREFDDDGDERDLSDERQRSLSRRGDGFFTGNVLDPFAPTRSLSQVLNMMDQFMESPFLSASRGMGGGLRRSWDAKETDDSMNLRIDMPGLGKEEVKVSVEQNTLVIKGEAKESKEEENGGRYTSRIHLPEKVYKTDQIKAEMKNGVLKVVVPKMKEEERNDVIQVQID
- the LOC107933459 gene encoding 23.6 kDa heat shock protein, mitochondrial isoform X2, yielding MASSLALKRLLSCNILPSSLRVVRPMAIAPSSSRLFNTNAMREFDDDGDERDLSDERQRSLSRRGDGFFTDVLDPFAPTRSLSQVLNMMDQFMESPFLSASRGMGGGLRRSWDAKETDDSMNLRIDMPGLGKEEVKVSVEQNTLVIKGEAKESKEEENGGRYTSRIHLPEKVYKTDQIKAEMKNGVLKVVVPKMKEEERNDVIQVQID